In Comamonas koreensis, the genomic stretch GGCTCGGAGGGGGGCGGGGGAGGGGGACTGTCAGAGACGGGGTAAGTGCTCTCCGATTGGAGTTCCGGGCCCCGGCGCAGGGTTCTCTCAGCCCACATCACTCTTTCGTGGCATGGCACTAAACTTCCGATCCATCACTCCTTCGATGTGCGACTGGATCGCAGTTCCCTCCCATGCCACGGCTTGCCTCTGGAACCTCTATCCCTGGCTCAGCTGGCGCAGGCAACCAGGCCGCTGCGCGCGGCGATATCCGCACGTTGGCCGCGTTGGCCGAAGCGGGCGAAGACCTGTCGGCCCTGTGGAACATTCGCACGCCGCTGATCGAGGCCGTGATCGCCCAGCAGGCGGAGGCGGTCGGGTGGTTGCTGGCGCGCGGTGTGTCGCTCAACACCCCCGATGCCGTGATGGGCTGGACGGCCTTGGGCTGGGCTGCCAGCGGCAATGAGGCAGCGCTGGTGCAGGCCTTGCTCGCCGCCGGCGCCGATACCGAGCACCAGGCCGACGTGCATGGGCGCACGCCGCTGATGGCCGCCGCCCAGGCGGGTGGCGACGAGGCCGTGATCCTTTTGCTGGCCGCTGGCGCGCAGCTGGCTGCCCAGGACGGCCTGGGCGCCACCGCTGCCGACCTGGCGCGCCGCAACGGCTTCGAGGCCTTAGCCGCGCGCCTGGATGCCATGCTGCCCCCCGCGCTGCGTGCCGCTGCGCCGGCGCCGCCCAGCGGAACCTTGCCCTGGCCCGAGGAACCGCTGGCTGTGCTGCACTGGCCCGATGACTTTCCCGCGTTTCAGCAGCCCAATTGGCGGAGCCTGGCCAGCGGCGAGGACTCGTCGTTTGACAGCGCCTTTCACGCCGCGCTGGCCGACCGACTGATCCCCGCCTTTGCCAGCCCCACGGCGGCACTACGCAGCTGGGTGCAGGCCATGAACCACTGGGAGCGCGCGGCGAGTCAGACCATCGCTGGCGCCCGGGGCGCCGAGGCGCATCTGGACATGGGCGTGATGTGGCAGCAGCTGGCGGGTGCGATGGCCCTGCGCCAGGCCTATGCCACGCCGCGCCTGCGCAAGTACCCGCGCATCTCCATCAGCGCCAAGCCTGATTTGCCGCTGCACCTGGACCTGCTGGCGCTGGAGTGGCCAACTCCTGACCAATGCACCATCACCACCCAGCAGCGCATGCTCCCCGTCGATGAGCCCGAGTCGGCCGACACCCAGGCGGGCGCGACCACGCGCGGGGAATTATTCTCGAACCGCTGGCCCATCGTGGAGAGCCGCTTCACGTTGCTGCGCAAGGCCGGCCAGTGGCGCATCGACCGTTGGCAGCAGCGCTACCAGGGCAACAGTACCTGGGACAGCCAGGTCCTGTAAGCCCGCGCAGGCTGGGTCTCAGGGCGGTTTGACTTGATCTCAAATACCAGCAGGGCGCGTGATCTTCTCCAGCTACAAGCGTAGGCCGAGGTTCAACGGGGTGGGATTGTTTGCAGTCAGAGCCAGACACCGGGCCGCGCTGGCTAGAGCGCGTCGGGGCATGGTTCGAAGTTGCTGAGGGCGGCTTCAGGCTGGTTGCAGTCCGCCAACTCAATAAGTT encodes the following:
- a CDS encoding ankyrin repeat domain-containing protein, translated to MPRLASGTSIPGSAGAGNQAAARGDIRTLAALAEAGEDLSALWNIRTPLIEAVIAQQAEAVGWLLARGVSLNTPDAVMGWTALGWAASGNEAALVQALLAAGADTEHQADVHGRTPLMAAAQAGGDEAVILLLAAGAQLAAQDGLGATAADLARRNGFEALAARLDAMLPPALRAAAPAPPSGTLPWPEEPLAVLHWPDDFPAFQQPNWRSLASGEDSSFDSAFHAALADRLIPAFASPTAALRSWVQAMNHWERAASQTIAGARGAEAHLDMGVMWQQLAGAMALRQAYATPRLRKYPRISISAKPDLPLHLDLLALEWPTPDQCTITTQQRMLPVDEPESADTQAGATTRGELFSNRWPIVESRFTLLRKAGQWRIDRWQQRYQGNSTWDSQVL